In Mustela lutreola isolate mMusLut2 chromosome 1, mMusLut2.pri, whole genome shotgun sequence, one genomic interval encodes:
- the DMP1 gene encoding dentin matrix acidic phosphoprotein 1 isoform X1: protein MKTSILLMLLWGLSCALPIPVARYQNTESESSEEWKGQLAQTPTPPLESSESSEESKVSSEEQENEDPSDSAESEEGFDDHQYTHRPAGGLSRNGGKEGADDDEDDSGDDTFGDADNGPGPEERQGGNSRLKSNEDSADTTQSREDSALQGEDSGQDTTSESRDLDNEDEVNSRSERGDSARESESEEHWVGGDSEGDSSHGDGSEFGDEEIQNDDPDIIRSDRSNSRMNSASVKSEESKGNSDEQASTQDSGDSQSVEYSRRRIFRKSRISEEDDIDEFDDSNTMEEIQSDSTENTNSKEAGLSQSRENSESESLEESEENQSQEDSQDVQDPSSESSQEDDLPSQESSSESQEEVVSESRGDNPDNTTSYSEDQEDSDSSEENSLNKPSSSESEPTEEQADSESNESLKDSEESPESSNEENSSSQESQSHSASAESQSEESQSEQDSQSEEDDASDSQDSSKSKEDSNSTESKSSSEEDGQSKNTEIESRKLTVDTYHNKPIGDQDDNDCQDGY from the exons ATGAAGACCAGTATCCTGCTTATGTTACTTTGGGGATTGTCCTGTGCTCTTCCAATCCCA GTAGCCAGGTATCAAAATACTGAATCTGAGAGCTCTGAAGAATGGAAG GGACAGTTGGCTCAGACACCAACACCACCTTTG gagaGCAGTGAGTCATCAGAAGAAAGTAAAGTTAGCTCAGAGGAACAG GAAAATGAAGACCCCAGTGACAGCGCTGAATCAGAGGAGGGCTTTGATGATCATCAATATACACATAGACCAGCTGGTGGCCTTTCTAGgaatggaggaaaagaaggagccgatgatgatgaagatgacagTGGTGATGACACTTTTGGTGATGCTGACAATGGCCCAGGACCTGAAGAGAGACAAGGAGGAAACTCCAGACTCAAAAGTAATGAGGACTCAGCTGACACCACACAATCTAGGGAAGACAGTGCCCTGCAAGGGGAAGACAGTGGCCAAGATACCACCAGTGAGAGCAGGGACCTTGACAATGAGGATGAGGTGAACAGCAGGTCTGAGAGAGGTGACTCTGCtcgagagagtgagagtgaggagcactgggtgggagGTGACAGTGAAGGGGATAGTAGCCATGGGGATGGCTCCGAGTTTGGTGATGAAGAAATCCAGAATGATGATCCAGACATTATCAGGAGTGATAGAAGTAACTCCAGAATGAACAGTGCTAGTGTCAAATCAgaagaatcaaaaggaaacagTGATGAACAAGCAAGCACTCAGGATTCAGGTGATAGCCAATCAGTAGAATATTCCAGGAGGAGAATTTTCAGAAAGTCCCGCATTTCTGAGGAAGATGATATAGATGAATTTGATGATAGCAACACAATGGAAGAAATCCAGAGTGACTCAACAGAAAACACCAACTCGAAAGAAGCTGGTCTCAGTCAATCCAGGGAAAACAGCGAGAGTGAATCTCTTGAAGAGAGTGAGGAAAATCAGTCCCAAGAAGACAGTCAAGATGTACAAGACCCCAGTAGTGAGTCTAGTCAAGAGGATGATCTGCCATCTCAGGAAAGCAGTAGTGAATCTCAGGAAGAAGTAGTGAGTGAGTCCAGGGGTGACAACCCAGATAATACCACCAGTTACTCAGAAGATCAGGAAGATAGTGATTCCAGTGAAGAGAACAGCTTGAATAAACCCTCCAGTTCAGAAAGTGAACCCACAGAGGAGCAAGCGGACAGTGAATCCAATGAAAGCCTCAAAGACTCAGAGGAAAGCCCAGAGTCCTCTAATGAGGAGAACAGTTCTAGCCAGGAAAGCCAGTCTCACAGtgcctcagcagagagccagagtgAAGAAAGCCAGTCTGAGCAAGACAGCCAGTCTGAGGAAGATGATGCCAGTGATTCTCAGGACAGCAGCAAATCAAAAGAAGACAGCAACTCTACTGAGAGCAAATCAAGCAGTGAGGAAGATGGCCAGTCAAAAAACACTGAGATAG
- the DMP1 gene encoding dentin matrix acidic phosphoprotein 1 isoform X2, producing the protein MKTSILLMLLWGLSCALPIPVTRYQNTESESSEEWKGQLAQTPTPPLESSESSEESKVSSEEQENEDPSDSAESEEGFDDHQYTHRPAGGLSRNGGKEGADDDEDDSGDDTFGDADNGPGPEERQGGNSRLKSNEDSADTTQSREDSALQGEDSGQDTTSESRDLDNEDEVNSRSERGDSARESESEEHWVGGDSEGDSSHGDGSEFGDEEIQNDDPDIIRSDRSNSRMNSASVKSEESKGNSDEQASTQDSGDSQSVEYSRRRIFRKSRISEEDDIDEFDDSNTMEEIQSDSTENTNSKEAGLSQSRENSESESLEESEENQSQEDSQDVQDPSSESSQEDDLPSQESSSESQEEVVSESRGDNPDNTTSYSEDQEDSDSSEENSLNKPSSSESEPTEEQADSESNESLKDSEESPESSNEENSSSQESQSHSASAESQSEESQSEQDSQSEEDDASDSQDSSKSKEDSNSTESKSSSEEDGQSKNTEIESRKLTVDTYHNKPIGDQDDNDCQDGY; encoded by the exons ATGAAGACCAGTATCCTGCTTATGTTACTTTGGGGATTGTCCTGTGCTCTTCCAATCCCAGTAA CCAGGTATCAAAATACTGAATCTGAGAGCTCTGAAGAATGGAAG GGACAGTTGGCTCAGACACCAACACCACCTTTG gagaGCAGTGAGTCATCAGAAGAAAGTAAAGTTAGCTCAGAGGAACAG GAAAATGAAGACCCCAGTGACAGCGCTGAATCAGAGGAGGGCTTTGATGATCATCAATATACACATAGACCAGCTGGTGGCCTTTCTAGgaatggaggaaaagaaggagccgatgatgatgaagatgacagTGGTGATGACACTTTTGGTGATGCTGACAATGGCCCAGGACCTGAAGAGAGACAAGGAGGAAACTCCAGACTCAAAAGTAATGAGGACTCAGCTGACACCACACAATCTAGGGAAGACAGTGCCCTGCAAGGGGAAGACAGTGGCCAAGATACCACCAGTGAGAGCAGGGACCTTGACAATGAGGATGAGGTGAACAGCAGGTCTGAGAGAGGTGACTCTGCtcgagagagtgagagtgaggagcactgggtgggagGTGACAGTGAAGGGGATAGTAGCCATGGGGATGGCTCCGAGTTTGGTGATGAAGAAATCCAGAATGATGATCCAGACATTATCAGGAGTGATAGAAGTAACTCCAGAATGAACAGTGCTAGTGTCAAATCAgaagaatcaaaaggaaacagTGATGAACAAGCAAGCACTCAGGATTCAGGTGATAGCCAATCAGTAGAATATTCCAGGAGGAGAATTTTCAGAAAGTCCCGCATTTCTGAGGAAGATGATATAGATGAATTTGATGATAGCAACACAATGGAAGAAATCCAGAGTGACTCAACAGAAAACACCAACTCGAAAGAAGCTGGTCTCAGTCAATCCAGGGAAAACAGCGAGAGTGAATCTCTTGAAGAGAGTGAGGAAAATCAGTCCCAAGAAGACAGTCAAGATGTACAAGACCCCAGTAGTGAGTCTAGTCAAGAGGATGATCTGCCATCTCAGGAAAGCAGTAGTGAATCTCAGGAAGAAGTAGTGAGTGAGTCCAGGGGTGACAACCCAGATAATACCACCAGTTACTCAGAAGATCAGGAAGATAGTGATTCCAGTGAAGAGAACAGCTTGAATAAACCCTCCAGTTCAGAAAGTGAACCCACAGAGGAGCAAGCGGACAGTGAATCCAATGAAAGCCTCAAAGACTCAGAGGAAAGCCCAGAGTCCTCTAATGAGGAGAACAGTTCTAGCCAGGAAAGCCAGTCTCACAGtgcctcagcagagagccagagtgAAGAAAGCCAGTCTGAGCAAGACAGCCAGTCTGAGGAAGATGATGCCAGTGATTCTCAGGACAGCAGCAAATCAAAAGAAGACAGCAACTCTACTGAGAGCAAATCAAGCAGTGAGGAAGATGGCCAGTCAAAAAACACTGAGATAG